A window of Hyalangium gracile contains these coding sequences:
- a CDS encoding TIGR02266 family protein — protein sequence MEPALTRDEVFVVDDSRAVRDLVCQHLSRLGCEPVPLEGGAACLAELERRVPALVLMDLRMEGMQGDEACRRMKAHPNAGSVPVVMLTGASAPHEVMLCSRAGADDFLPKPVEFDALTAKVLAVRAAREHARQGPPPGLGVLLVEGSRSMGSFLGGALEHEGFHVLYARHAVEAEALAVAFGSRLDGLVVDVSRSFAFQDGLALARKLHVLLPRKPLVLVAGVEEPTEVHAKARELSGEPLLERRLMAPDALVARVLERLAPGVAPVRAAERVPLFSVVEFTTRCGPLLTGFSSDASPEALFVRTLTPARAGARLALRVTLAGQRVSSSVEAVVAWSNPPRRGSAFQGPAGMGLRLERVDTALAAQFQRFVPRALGFSLALPARSSTF from the coding sequence ATGGAACCGGCTCTCACGCGCGACGAAGTCTTCGTCGTCGATGACTCCCGCGCCGTGCGGGACCTGGTGTGCCAACACCTGTCGCGCCTGGGCTGCGAGCCGGTGCCGCTCGAGGGCGGCGCGGCGTGTCTGGCCGAGCTGGAGCGCCGCGTGCCCGCGCTGGTGCTGATGGACCTGCGCATGGAGGGCATGCAGGGAGATGAAGCCTGTCGGCGCATGAAGGCCCACCCGAACGCGGGCAGCGTGCCGGTGGTCATGCTCACGGGCGCCAGCGCGCCGCACGAGGTGATGCTCTGCTCGCGCGCGGGGGCGGATGACTTCCTGCCCAAGCCGGTGGAGTTCGACGCGCTGACGGCCAAGGTGCTCGCGGTGCGCGCGGCTCGGGAGCACGCGCGCCAGGGGCCTCCTCCGGGGCTGGGGGTGCTGCTGGTGGAGGGCAGCCGCTCCATGGGCTCCTTCCTGGGCGGGGCGCTGGAGCACGAGGGCTTCCACGTCCTCTATGCGCGCCACGCGGTGGAGGCGGAGGCGCTGGCGGTGGCGTTCGGCTCGCGGCTGGACGGGCTGGTGGTGGATGTGTCCCGCTCCTTCGCCTTCCAGGACGGGCTGGCGCTGGCCAGGAAGCTGCACGTGCTGCTGCCCCGCAAGCCGCTGGTGCTGGTGGCGGGCGTGGAGGAGCCCACGGAGGTGCACGCCAAGGCCCGCGAGCTCTCCGGAGAGCCGCTGCTGGAGCGCCGGCTGATGGCGCCGGACGCGCTGGTGGCGCGGGTGCTGGAGCGGCTGGCGCCCGGGGTGGCGCCGGTGCGCGCCGCCGAGCGGGTGCCCCTGTTCTCCGTGGTGGAGTTCACCACGCGCTGCGGGCCCCTGCTCACCGGGTTCAGCTCGGACGCCAGCCCCGAGGCCCTCTTCGTGCGCACCCTCACGCCGGCCCGGGCCGGGGCGCGCCTGGCGCTCCGGGTGACGCTGGCCGGCCAGCGCGTCTCCTCCTCGGTGGAGGCGGTGGTGGCCTGGTCCAACCCGCCGCGCCGCGGCTCGGCCTTCCAGGGCCCGGCGGGCATGGGGCTGCGCCTGGAGCGGGTGGACACGGCGCTGGCCGCCCAGTTCCAGCGGTTTGTCCCCCGCGCTCTCGGTTTTTCCCTGGCCCTCCCTGCCAGGTCATCAACTTTCTGA
- a CDS encoding Hsp70 family protein — translation MQEPVIGIDLGTTNSAVATVEGGRARIIPSRAGGRLTPSVVGLDSDGERVVGTPAQRMAEDQPGSVVWATKRFLGRRCTPELVEEARKLVPFPLIPGPTGDVRVNLAGKVLPLTQVAAMVLGELKLDAQAHFGKKVGRCVITVPANFDDNQRSATREAASIAGLEVLRLVNEPTAAALAYGLSTSFQGNALVFDLGGGTFDVSILEVKNGVFEVRATGGDSTLGGEDFDQRIVQWLVAQVEEPLREAVSRDTSSLRRLKVAAEAAKRELTQKEEALISVAALGDYTSANRRLTGVETVLTRSFFETLSEPLSRRCLEVCRTVMQDARMDPRSVDVVLLVGGMTRVPLVQRLVADFFGRAPSTDVNPDEAVALGAAIQADELVRQSGAALLLDVAGQSLGVGVLGGRVKRLIAKNTQVPVVARDIFLPSRAGQAEVRIPIFQGEADFQDDNRKLGEVVLRNLQAGQRAENQIEVTFALSSESILSVRAVDLRTGMAEQVRLEARPSLPAPEAAKLSQEQARYSSSQAWEDARGTEEKLRKLLEKGEKLARLLQRSAEENPSPEATAAVGTVRNLLDTGRAALEAGNSEQCATVTRQLTQVLSGRPA, via the coding sequence ATGCAAGAACCTGTCATCGGTATCGATCTGGGGACCACCAACAGCGCCGTGGCTACCGTCGAAGGGGGCCGGGCGCGCATCATCCCGTCGCGAGCGGGAGGTCGGCTGACCCCCTCCGTGGTAGGCCTGGACAGTGACGGGGAGCGCGTGGTGGGCACCCCCGCCCAGCGCATGGCGGAGGACCAGCCCGGTAGCGTGGTGTGGGCCACCAAGCGCTTCCTGGGGCGGCGCTGCACCCCCGAGCTGGTGGAGGAGGCCAGGAAGCTGGTGCCCTTCCCGCTCATTCCAGGCCCCACCGGGGATGTGCGCGTGAACCTGGCGGGCAAGGTGCTGCCCCTCACCCAGGTGGCGGCGATGGTCCTGGGCGAGCTGAAGCTGGATGCGCAGGCGCACTTCGGGAAGAAGGTGGGCCGCTGCGTCATCACCGTGCCCGCCAACTTCGATGACAACCAGCGCTCGGCCACGCGCGAGGCGGCCTCCATCGCCGGCCTGGAGGTGCTGCGGCTGGTGAACGAGCCCACCGCGGCGGCGCTCGCCTACGGCCTGTCGACGAGCTTCCAGGGCAACGCGCTCGTGTTCGACCTGGGCGGCGGCACCTTCGACGTGTCCATCCTCGAGGTGAAGAACGGCGTCTTCGAGGTGCGGGCCACCGGAGGCGACTCGACGCTGGGCGGCGAGGACTTCGATCAGCGCATCGTCCAGTGGCTGGTGGCCCAGGTGGAGGAGCCGCTGCGCGAGGCGGTGTCCCGGGACACCTCGTCGCTGCGCCGGCTGAAGGTGGCCGCGGAGGCCGCCAAGCGCGAGCTGACGCAGAAGGAGGAGGCCCTCATCTCCGTGGCGGCCCTGGGCGACTACACCTCGGCCAACCGGCGCCTCACGGGCGTGGAGACCGTCCTCACGCGCTCCTTCTTCGAGACGCTGTCCGAGCCGCTGTCCCGCCGCTGCCTGGAGGTGTGTCGGACGGTGATGCAGGACGCGAGGATGGACCCGCGCTCGGTGGACGTGGTGCTCCTGGTGGGGGGCATGACGCGCGTGCCCCTGGTGCAGCGGCTGGTGGCGGACTTCTTCGGCCGCGCGCCGTCCACGGACGTCAACCCGGACGAGGCCGTGGCGCTGGGCGCGGCCATCCAGGCGGACGAGCTGGTGCGCCAGTCCGGCGCGGCGCTGCTGCTGGACGTGGCGGGCCAGTCGCTGGGCGTGGGCGTGCTGGGCGGGCGCGTGAAGCGGCTCATCGCCAAGAACACCCAGGTGCCGGTGGTGGCGCGCGACATCTTCCTGCCCAGCAGGGCAGGGCAGGCCGAGGTGCGCATCCCCATCTTCCAGGGCGAGGCCGACTTCCAGGACGACAACCGCAAGCTGGGCGAGGTGGTGCTGCGCAACCTGCAGGCGGGCCAGCGCGCGGAGAACCAGATCGAGGTGACGTTCGCGCTCTCGAGCGAGAGCATCCTCTCGGTGCGCGCGGTGGACCTGAGGACGGGCATGGCCGAGCAGGTCCGCCTGGAGGCCCGCCCCAGCCTGCCCGCGCCCGAGGCGGCGAAGCTCTCCCAGGAGCAGGCCCGCTACTCCAGCTCCCAGGCCTGGGAGGACGCGCGCGGCACGGAGGAGAAGCTCCGCAAGCTGCTGGAGAAGGGCGAGAAGCTGGCGCGCCTGCTCCAGCGCAGCGCCGAGGAGAACCCCAGCCCCGAGGCCACCGCCGCCGTGGGCACCGTCCGTAACCTGCTCGACACCGGCCGCGCCGCCCTCGAGGCCGGTAACAGCGAGCAGTGCGCCACCGTCACACGTCAGCTCACCCAGGTGCTCTCCGGCCGCCCGGCCTGA
- the atpH gene encoding ATP synthase F1 subunit delta encodes MVNVSIARRYARALLDVAAEGNRTDAVADQLATFVKAFEQSRELSDLLLNPAYNTTQRSQVVEAIMKMMGNVEPALANTLRLLVERNRLTYLPDIARVYRDLADARAGRVRGHVTSASKLPADALEQLRKNLQQLTQRDVILESRVDPALLGGVSAQVGSVLYDGSVRTQLEQMRRQLKQQG; translated from the coding sequence ATGGTGAACGTGTCCATCGCCCGCCGCTATGCCCGTGCGCTCCTCGACGTCGCCGCCGAGGGCAACCGCACCGATGCCGTCGCTGATCAGCTCGCCACCTTCGTGAAGGCGTTCGAGCAGAGCCGCGAGCTGTCGGACCTGCTGCTCAACCCCGCCTACAACACCACCCAGCGCAGCCAGGTGGTGGAGGCGATCATGAAGATGATGGGCAACGTCGAGCCCGCCCTGGCCAACACCCTGCGCCTGCTGGTGGAGCGCAACCGCCTCACCTACCTGCCGGACATCGCCCGCGTGTACCGGGACCTGGCCGACGCCCGGGCCGGCCGCGTGCGCGGCCACGTCACCAGCGCCAGCAAGCTGCCCGCGGACGCCCTGGAGCAGCTGCGCAAGAACCTCCAGCAGCTCACCCAGCGCGACGTCATCCTCGAGTCCCGCGTGGACCCCGCCCTGCTGGGGGGTGTGTCCGCCCAGGTGGGCAGCGTCCTCTACGACGGCAGCGTCCGCACCCAGCTGGAGCAGATGCGCCGCCAGCTCAAGCAGCAGGGCTGA
- a CDS encoding sensor histidine kinase has product MAASQRTSVRDDVADLLMAQPALPRNSNGALPPAVPEEARPFLHALLNAPGWAVGFLDRELHLRWGNDALAALTGEPLSHQLGRSVAELWPVLAPALLPVCERALAGETIQGFTVTGEPDSTSDGRRIHLRISLLPAVSGGVQAGLTLLLQDDTERMEELVQLREAETRLKTLVDLSCDGYLLHDGITVLEASRGSASLLGCLPEELVDQPLFRFLAPESRQAAQDAYRTQQEMPYELTILRYGEVRVPIQVLAREVTFRGQKACLWALWDITGKKAAEEAATRAEYLREQLLGVVGHDLRTPLNTIMLGLSALQHEGKLEERQTRQLTIMSNAARRMERMIHELLDFTRARLAGGIPVTPTPMSLGPVLERVVEEYRLAHPEYPILPVTEGDLAGHWDEARLAQLLDNLLQNALRHSLANTSIGLSVKGEPGGVTLVVLNKGPLLQPEEREAIFEPFRRGKRPAGEGLGLGLFIAKQIAEAHGGRISVESAIERGTSFKVWLPRRGSR; this is encoded by the coding sequence TTGGCTGCCTCCCAGCGGACTTCTGTCCGCGATGACGTGGCCGACCTGCTCATGGCGCAGCCTGCTCTCCCGCGCAATTCCAATGGCGCCCTGCCCCCGGCGGTGCCGGAAGAGGCCAGGCCCTTCCTTCACGCGCTGCTCAACGCACCAGGTTGGGCCGTGGGCTTCCTGGACCGGGAGCTGCACCTGCGGTGGGGCAACGACGCGCTGGCGGCGCTGACGGGCGAGCCGCTCTCGCACCAGCTGGGCCGCTCCGTCGCGGAGCTGTGGCCGGTGCTGGCCCCGGCGCTGCTGCCCGTGTGTGAGCGGGCGCTGGCGGGAGAGACCATCCAGGGCTTCACGGTGACGGGAGAGCCCGACAGCACCTCGGACGGACGGCGCATCCACCTGCGGATCAGCCTGCTGCCGGCGGTGTCCGGTGGGGTGCAGGCCGGCCTCACCCTCCTGCTCCAGGACGACACGGAGCGGATGGAAGAGCTGGTGCAGCTGCGCGAGGCCGAGACGCGGCTGAAGACGCTGGTGGACCTGTCGTGCGACGGGTACCTGCTCCACGACGGCATCACCGTGCTGGAGGCCAGCCGCGGCAGCGCCTCGCTGCTGGGGTGCCTGCCGGAGGAGCTGGTGGACCAGCCGCTGTTCCGGTTCCTGGCCCCGGAGAGCCGCCAGGCGGCGCAGGACGCCTACCGGACGCAGCAGGAGATGCCGTACGAGCTGACCATCCTGCGCTACGGCGAGGTGCGCGTGCCCATCCAGGTGCTGGCGCGCGAGGTGACGTTCCGAGGCCAGAAGGCGTGCCTGTGGGCGCTGTGGGACATCACCGGGAAGAAGGCGGCCGAGGAGGCCGCCACGCGCGCCGAGTACCTGCGCGAGCAGCTGCTGGGGGTGGTGGGGCATGATCTGCGCACCCCGCTGAACACCATCATGCTCGGGCTGTCGGCGCTGCAGCACGAGGGCAAGCTGGAGGAGCGCCAGACGCGGCAGCTCACCATCATGTCCAACGCCGCCCGGCGGATGGAGCGGATGATCCACGAGCTGCTGGACTTCACCCGGGCGCGGCTGGCGGGAGGGATTCCGGTGACGCCGACCCCCATGTCCCTGGGGCCGGTGCTGGAGCGGGTGGTGGAGGAGTACCGGCTGGCCCACCCGGAGTACCCCATCCTCCCGGTGACGGAGGGGGACCTGGCGGGCCACTGGGACGAGGCGCGGCTGGCGCAGCTGCTGGACAACCTGCTCCAGAACGCCCTGCGGCACAGCCTGGCGAACACGTCCATCGGACTGAGCGTGAAGGGCGAGCCGGGGGGGGTGACGCTGGTGGTGCTCAACAAGGGGCCGCTGCTGCAGCCCGAGGAGCGCGAGGCCATCTTCGAGCCCTTCCGCCGGGGCAAGCGTCCGGCCGGAGAGGGGTTGGGGCTGGGGCTCTTCATCGCCAAGCAGATCGCCGAGGCCCACGGCGGGCGCATCAGCGTGGAGTCGGCCATCGAGCGCGGCACCAGCTTCAAGGTCTGGCTGCCCCGGCGGGGCTCGCGCTGA
- the atpA gene encoding F0F1 ATP synthase subunit alpha, with protein MEIRADEISRIIREQIKDYGKKVTVAETGSVLSVGDGIARVYGLEGVQSGELVEFSNGVKGLVLNLEEDNVGVAIMGDFKDIREGDSVKRTSSIASVPVGKGLLGRVVNALGEPLDGKGPIQSTESRRLEIKAPGIVKRKSVHEPLQTGIKALDALVPIGRGQRELIIGDRQTGKTAVAIDTIINQKSLGVYCIYVAIGQKQSTVAQVVDKLSKSGAMEYTTVVAANASDPAPMQFFAPYTGVTIGEYFRDNKMHALIIYDDLSKQAVAYRQLSLLLRRPPGREAYPGDVFFIHSRLLERAAKLSDAEGAGSLTALPIIETQAGDVSAYIPTNVISITDGQIFLETDLFFAGVRPAINVGLSVSRVGSAAQIKAMKQVAGSMKLELAQYRELAAFAQFGSDLDKATQETLARGARLVELLKQGQYEPMPVERQVMQIYAATNKDDPNKRGWIRQVPVSDVPRWMREFLEFMDGKHPQVAKDIAAKRELTGDIKAALNKGITEFNEVFQPTAGAKA; from the coding sequence ATGGAAATCCGCGCCGACGAGATCAGCAGAATCATCCGGGAGCAGATCAAGGACTACGGCAAGAAGGTCACTGTCGCCGAGACCGGCAGCGTGCTCTCGGTGGGTGATGGTATCGCCCGCGTGTACGGCCTGGAGGGCGTGCAGTCGGGCGAGCTGGTGGAGTTCTCCAACGGGGTGAAGGGCCTGGTGCTCAACCTCGAGGAGGACAACGTCGGCGTCGCCATCATGGGTGACTTCAAGGACATCCGCGAGGGCGACAGCGTCAAGCGCACCTCGTCGATCGCCTCGGTGCCGGTGGGCAAGGGGCTGCTGGGCCGCGTGGTGAACGCGCTGGGCGAGCCGCTGGACGGCAAGGGCCCCATCCAGTCCACGGAGAGCCGCCGCCTGGAGATCAAGGCCCCGGGCATCGTGAAGCGCAAGAGCGTGCACGAGCCGCTGCAGACGGGCATCAAGGCGCTGGACGCGCTGGTGCCGATCGGCCGCGGGCAGCGCGAGCTCATCATCGGTGACCGGCAGACGGGCAAGACGGCCGTCGCGATCGACACCATCATCAACCAGAAGAGCCTGGGCGTTTACTGCATCTACGTGGCCATCGGGCAGAAGCAGTCCACGGTGGCGCAGGTGGTGGACAAGCTCTCGAAGTCGGGCGCCATGGAGTACACGACGGTGGTGGCGGCCAACGCCTCGGACCCGGCGCCGATGCAGTTCTTCGCGCCGTACACGGGCGTGACGATCGGCGAGTACTTCCGCGACAACAAGATGCACGCGCTCATCATCTACGACGACCTGTCCAAGCAGGCCGTGGCCTACCGCCAGCTGTCGCTGCTGCTGCGCCGGCCGCCGGGGCGCGAGGCCTACCCGGGCGACGTGTTCTTCATCCACAGCCGCCTGCTGGAGCGCGCCGCGAAGCTGTCGGACGCGGAGGGCGCCGGCTCGCTCACGGCGCTGCCCATCATCGAGACGCAGGCCGGTGACGTGTCCGCGTACATCCCGACGAACGTGATTTCGATCACCGACGGGCAGATCTTCCTCGAGACGGACCTGTTCTTCGCGGGTGTGCGTCCGGCGATCAACGTGGGCCTCTCGGTGTCGCGAGTGGGCTCGGCGGCGCAGATCAAGGCGATGAAGCAGGTGGCGGGCTCCATGAAGCTGGAGCTGGCGCAGTACCGCGAGCTGGCGGCGTTCGCGCAGTTCGGCTCGGACCTGGACAAGGCGACGCAGGAGACGCTGGCGCGCGGCGCGCGTCTGGTGGAGCTGCTGAAGCAGGGCCAGTACGAGCCGATGCCGGTGGAGCGGCAGGTGATGCAGATCTACGCGGCGACGAACAAGGACGACCCGAACAAGCGCGGTTGGATCCGCCAGGTGCCGGTGTCGGACGTGCCGCGCTGGATGCGCGAGTTCCTGGAGTTCATGGACGGCAAGCACCCGCAGGTGGCGAAGGACATCGCGGCCAAGCGTGAGCTCACCGGGGACATCAAGGCGGCGCTGAACAAGGGCATCACCGAGTTCAACGAGGTGTTCCAGCCGACGGCGGGCGCCAAGGCGTAA